A region of the Salvia splendens isolate huo1 chromosome 11, SspV2, whole genome shotgun sequence genome:
CTTCCTCTCCGCAAGaccattttgttgtggggtGTAGGGACATGAGACACGGTGAACTATCCCCTCAGATTGAAGAAAATGAGATAAACCCCTGTATTCACCCCCCCAATCACTCTGGAGTATTTTGAGTTTACAGCCAAGCTGAGTTTCAGCTTGAGACTTGAAATGTTTAAAAACTGGGAGAAGTTCATCTTTGGTTTTCAGTAGATAGATCCAAGTGAATCTGCTAAAAGAATCAATGAAATTTACATAGTATTTGAAACCATTTCTGGAAGTAATGGGGGCAGGTCCCCAAAGATCAGAGTGCACAAGTGCTAAGGGAGCAGAATGAACAGACAGAGATGGAGAATAAGGTAATTTGTGACTTTTAGAGATGGAACAAGAGTGACAAATGAGATCAGATTTCATTGAATGATAGGGAATATTACAATCTGCTAGAATTTTTTTAACAATAGGAAGAGCACAATGCCCTAATCTCCTATGCCAAAGTTCTAGATTATCTGATCTATTACAGACAGAGTTAAAAATAGTAGGAATGTTTTGAGGTTGAGCATCAGGAAGAGAGCTCTTGATTGAAGTAGGCCGAAAGAAAGTGGAGTTTGGGGAAGCTTTAGACTTGTGGACAAGGAGAAATTTGTAGAGACCATTCTCAAGGGTGCCCCGTAGAAGGATTTGCCTGGAAACCTGATCTCTCACAAGACAGTAAGAAGGATGAAACTCAAAGTAAACACAGTTATCTTTAGCAAAATGAGACACACTAAGGAGATTCTTAGACACTTGAGGAACATGAAGCAAATTACTGAGAATGAAACATCTGGAATTAGGGAAAGAGTGAGAATCAGGAATCACTGTGGAACTACCAACATGAGCAATTTGAATACCAAAATTATCACCAAGATGCAATGAATTACCTCCATAATATTCTGAGGCACTATTCAGATTTGAAAGATCACTTGATACATGGTGTGTGGCTCCGGAATCAGGATACCAAGAGACTGAAGATGAGCTATCATGGCTGGAATCATTTGCAGGAGAGTGATAAGAATTACCCCTGGTCTGAGCAATGTTAGCAGATGGCTGAGGATTTCCATAAGATTGATGATTTGGTCGTGGCTGAGATGGTTGAGGCATGAAGGACTGCTCAAATCTATACCAACAGCGGGCTGCGGTGTGACCGGGTTTTTGACACAATTGACAAGTCagccttcctcttcctcttccaccAGATCTACCACCTCTGCCACCCCTAAAACCAGATCCATAACCAGACATTCTTCCACTTTCATCTTGTTTGTTGAAGCGATTATTTGCATCTGCACGTTGCCCAGTAGTTTGTGCAACATTCAAGGAAGGAGTAGATCCATCCATGTTGATCTTTGTGGATTTAGCTGCATCCAATCTAGATTCAAAGCTGTGCAATAGAGATGTTACCTCTTGCATAGTCCATGGATCAGTTCTGGCTGAGATTGCAACCATAACTGGATCATATTCTGATCCAAGGCCACCAAGAACGTACAGAATTTGATCATCTTCAGATATACGACATCCAGCAGCCGCGAGTGCATCACAACAGCACTTAACTTTTCCCAAATATTCCCTCATGGACTGGGACTCTTTCTTGGAGGACTGAAGTTGCAGTCTATACTGCATTATCTTGGCCTTCGATTGACCTGCAAAGTTAGCTTCTAGAGCTGTCCAGATCTCATGACTGGTGGTTAATCCAACCATGAGAGCAAGAACGTTTTCAGTGAGTGAAGACTGCAACCAGGAGGCTAAAAACTGATCCTGCTTCCTCCACAACAGAAAATCTGGATTCACCTTCTTTTGAGTTGTACCTTCAATAGAAATTAAACGCGGAGGAGCAACTTCTTCTCCTGTCAAAAATGGCTCCAGATCTAGAGCTCTAATGGTGGACATTAGTTGCTGTTTCCACACCAAATAATTACTTTCAGTGAGCTTGATGGCTATGGGGTGTGTTTGGGTTAAAACGGGAATAGAACTTCTGTGAGAGGATATATCCTCCACATTTGACCCACCTTTCTCAGCCATGattcaaaataaagaaaaagagaacAAAAAGGGAAATATGCAGAACCTAGGAtgaacctaggctctgataccatgaaagaATAGCAGAGGAATTGATATAGAATGTAAAGAGAGACTGCATATTTCCAAAAATAGTATATCCATTCATTGCTGTGGAATTACATGCtgcacacatatatatatagctaCACTGGGAATAATACTCTATCCTCACAAGCAATAGAAGAGTGACAACACAACACATTTAACTGCCTTGGACCACAAGAGCGAGCTGGCCACCCTCTGTTGCTGCCAACGTTTTAGGTGGTCCCAAGAGCACATCTTTCCAGCTCTTCATGCTGTGAGTAGATGCCACGTCTTTAGTTTCAGCTAGCTTGAGAGTGCATAGGCTAACAAGAAGCAGTTGGGTTTACGCCTGCCATCAGCAGACTCTGTTGTTGTTCGAAGAACACAGGCTATGTTGACTGAAAACCCCCATGGTTTACCCGGTGTAAACGAGGGAGGAGTTCTGGtcattttggtgtgaaattagGCTCAAAGTCATTGCTCGGCTTGTTTCCCGTGATCACACTTGGTGTGTTCTTGAGCAAGAGTAGAGGCGGGAGATGGCTTCTGCTCAAGTTTCCCTCCTTCTTCAGCGTCGGATGGTTCAGGAAGCAGGGGCCTTCCGAGGAGGAAGTGGCGAGTGCTACCTTCAAGATGTGGTTTGTGGGACAAGGGTATTCGGATGGTAGTCTAGCTTCGCTGGGTGACAAGAAGCCTGACACCGAAGTGGTAACAAGGGCCTGAGATTGGATATCTGACTGCTGGATGGCCGGTGGAGTTTATACGCCTGGGATTGTATTTGGCCCAACAGACCTTGAGCAGCGCCTGCAGGACAATGGGATATCATTCGATTTCATCTAAAAAAAAAGCGCTTTCGTCCTGAAGACTGCCTGCTTGCCTGACTTGTGTACGGTTTGACATTTTACATTACATGCTGCAGTAAAAGAATGCTTCTTGAAATTCTGTCTGGAAATCTATCACCAAGTGCATATCATGTGATCTGGATGTTTGATATTTCTTGCTTTTtcaagaaaaaatgaaatgtgtgtagATGAGTAGTTACTTAAATATATGCTTAGTATCTATCAATCATCCAAAAATGAAATCTCCCTAACATAACTCTTTTTATTGCATTTAAAATGCTCTGTTTTTCTTTAATCATTACAGACTTCTTACTAACACCAATCTTTTTCTTGCGAATTCCGTCGTGTTCGACCATCCACTTGAACGTACTTAAGATGCCAGCATCTATTCTCTATGTTAGGTTACTTAAAACGGTGTTGTTTATGCAAAATTCTTCAAATTTTCTTTCTATCCATTATTCGATCAATTTTCACATGTGCTATGGTCACAAATAATAGAGGTCCATATGAAAAATTAAAGAGGTTGAAGTGGAAGAGTAGCTGGAAGTTCAAGGTAAAGGATAAATAGGATCGATTGAACTACATTCAATCATGAAAATTGTGTCTCAGGATTCTCCTTGAGTGTTACtccctattttttttttatcttaaattCCATTTACTATGGGGGCGTTCGGTTTGTAAGATTGTATCCCGgtattaaatatgtagtgtgtttggttcatgagattcagtctcacaattcaatcctagatagataattagtcatagctaaccccctataactaaaataatctcacaactcaatcctatatTACCTCTAGGtaatattttatcttggaaaccgagcGCCACCTATCAATAAAAATCCTATTCTTTTCTGTCAGTCTTCAAAACTGTGATTACGTTCTCCTACCAGTCTTCATCATCGTTGCTTCTTTCTTGGTTCCAGAGAAAGAGTGCAACAACATGATTTCATGTGGAGTGTACACAGAGAAATATTTGATGACATGTAAGATTTATAGTGAAAAGTTTAGAAGCTTTGTTATTTGGAAATGGTTAAATATGATGTTCTAATGTCATATTGTAATTACAAATTCACCCAAAAGCATCATCATTTATACAAAAGTTTCTATTACATAAATTTATGAAAGCAATTACAACTAATTACATAGATTTGGTTTGAACTATAAATTTATCATCTTATCTAGTTGTTGCTGCTAGTAAACATCTGCATGACCTTGTCTAAAGCCTTTTGAGAGCTACCACCAATCTCAGAGGCTTCCCTGGCTCTTTCCCTCACAATCATAGCTGCCTTGTTGATGTCCAAATCTTCCATCATCTGCCTAACCACTCGGCCAATCTCGTCCCCGTCAACCACCTCCTCCCCTCGGCCGTTCCACTCCCTCATCCAGATTCCCAAACCAGTCTTTTCAACAGCTTCTGCATTCATCATCTGGTCACCATGTTGCGGCCATGCCAACACCGGAACCCCTTCCCAAGTGGCCTGCATAATCGACTGCCATTCACATTGATTCACAAACACTCCAATGGCAGGGTCAGTAAGAACCCTCTCTTGATCCACTCCCCCTTTCACTATCATCCTGTTGTCACGTCTCTCAAAGCAAGCCGTGCCTTGAGAGATCACCCACAGGTAATGATATCCGCATATCTCTAACCCTTTTCGCAGCTCTCTCATCTGATCTTCCGAGATTACTTCCTGGCTGCCAAAGTTGACATACACAACTGATTTAGCAGGTTTTTCGCCCAACCATGTGAGAAGATGCTGCTGGCCTCCGAGTTTCTGGTAAGGTTGAAGCGGGCCGACAGGGAAAAGTGGCGGCTGGCTTCCGTTGAGGGCTGCCAGAGTCTCTTGCTCAAACCAGTCGAACGTGTTGAAGAGGATGCCACTCACGCTTGAGAGTGCTCGTGCATTTGGGACAAGGTATTCTGTTAGCAAATGATTTGTTGATGATTTCTTTAGCCAAGCAGCAGGGATGTTGGCTTTCTGTATTGATGGCATTCCCTGCACTTCAATCTCTTCCGCAGAGTCGCTGAACACGTTCGGGTCTTGAGACAGCAGGCGCGGTATGTTTGTGATCACGGCTAAAAACTTTGCCGAGGTGGTGGAAACCACCAAGAGAGGAATGTTGAGATCAGTGGAGATTTGAGAAAGCGTGGCTGCTATAGCGAAGTCTGAGAATACAGCGGAAGCGCGTATAGAAGCTAGAATCGGGGTTAGTTGATCGAGAGAACGATTGATGGTTGCAACGCGTGCGATAAATGGATCATCACTGATGGTGGTGGCGTCGTCGGTATCTGCTAGCATATCTACATCAAGAAGCTCCACACCTGGCTGGCTGGCGAAGTCGGGATCAACGGGATGAGGTTGAACGTTGATGAAGGTGACTCTGCAGCTGCGTGGAGCTGCCATCGCTGCAGCGAGTCGGAAGAATGTAGCCGGATTTCCGATGCCACTGGGAAGGAAAACTAGGTGAGGAGGCTGAGGCTT
Encoded here:
- the LOC121754543 gene encoding UDP-glycosyltransferase CGT-like, which encodes MSVSNMREKPQPPHLVFLPSGIGNPATFFRLAAAMAAPRSCRVTFINVQPHPVDPDFASQPGVELLDVDMLADTDDATTISDDPFIARVATINRSLDQLTPILASIRASAVFSDFAIAATLSQISTDLNIPLLVVSTTSAKFLAVITNIPRLLSQDPNVFSDSAEEIEVQGMPSIQKANIPAAWLKKSSTNHLLTEYLVPNARALSSVSGILFNTFDWFEQETLAALNGSQPPLFPVGPLQPYQKLGGQQHLLTWLGEKPAKSVVYVNFGSQEVISEDQMRELRKGLEICGYHYLWVISQGTACFERRDNRMIVKGGVDQERVLTDPAIGVFVNQCEWQSIMQATWEGVPVLAWPQHGDQMMNAEAVEKTGLGIWMREWNGRGEEVVDGDEIGRVVRQMMEDLDINKAAMIVRERAREASEIGGSSQKALDKVMQMFTSSNN